A single genomic interval of Penicillium psychrofluorescens genome assembly, chromosome: 2 harbors:
- a CDS encoding uncharacterized protein (ID:PFLUO_002679-T1.cds;~source:funannotate) has protein sequence MSTPIVDSHVHLFPASHLPTLAWYRPGNPIGAQHSVDEYRNASSSVSTDASANDPKYLRGFIFVEVDRISSVAEHDPPGWTHALDEVSLLARIARGEPIPGEGHQPAHQSLCLGIVTWAPVPGGPEVLSAYMDKVKQRTKTEAVWRRVCGVRYLTQNRPAGTMLAPAFVDGLRWLGTKGLVFELGVNARLGGLGQLREAVEMMQRAYSGVAKDSKEAVTIIINHLSKPNLRLPPQSVPNHPDYLEWKDLTEQMAHAHPRTYMKLSGALTELPPLDAESEIDIPALVERLRPWTDAVFDAFGAERVMFGSDWPVCNTGGSGDVAWNRWRHIVEGILERRGLPEEQKKGIWGGVAVEAYGIQL, from the exons ATGTCCACCCCCATAGTTGACTCCCACGTCCACCTCTTCCCGGCATCACAcctcccaaccctcgccTGGTACCGTCCCGGCAACCCCATTGGTGCACAGCACAGCGTCGATGAATACCGGAACGCGAGCTCGTCAGTGTCCACTGATGCATCAGCCAATGATCCAAAATACCTGCGCGGGTTTATTTTCGTTGAAGTAGATCGCATCTCGTCTGTAGCGGAGCACGACCCACCCGGATGGACTCATGCACTGGACGAGGTCTCGCTCCTCGCGCGGATTGCGCGGGGTGAGCCGATCCCCGGAGAAGGCCATCAGCCAGCACACCAGAGTCTCTGTCTGGGGATTGTGACGTGGGCGCCTGTTCCCGGCGGACCGGAGGTGTTGAGCGCGTATATGGATAAGGTGAAGCAGAGGACGAAGACGGAGGCTGTGTGGCGCAGAGTGTGTGGAGTGCGGTATCTGACGCAAAACAGACCGGCTGGCACTATGCTCGCTCCCGCATTTGTGGATGGTCTACGTTGGCTGGGCACGAAGGGCCTGGTCTTTGAGCTTGGCGTGAATGCGCGACTGGGCGGGCTGGGACAGCTGCGAGAGGCAGTTGAGATGATGCAAAGGGCGTACAGTGGGGTTGCAAAGGACTCGAAAGAGGCAGTGACCATTATTATCA ACCACCTCAGCAAACCCAATCTCCGTCTCCCGCCGCAGTCAGTTCCTAACCACCCTGATTACCTCGAGTGGAAGGATCTCACGGAGCAAATGGCGCACGCCCATCCGCGAACATACATGAAGCTCTCCGGGGCATTGACGGAGCTACCGCCGCTAGATGCTGAGTCCGAAATCGACATCCCTGCTCTGGTGGAGCGGCTCAGGCCCTGGACAGATGCGGTGTTTGATGCATTCGGCGCAGAGCGAGTGATGTTTGGTTCGGACTGGCCGGTTTGCAATACAGGTGGCAGCGGTGATGTCGCCTGGAATCGGTGGCGACATATAGTCGAGGGGATTTTGGAGAGAAGGGGGTTGCCCGAAGAGCAGAAGAAGGGTATTTGGGGAGgagtggccgtggaggccTACGGTATTCAATTATAA